TAGCGCGCATCCAGCTATGGAAATTATAGTTTTCTAAAAATTTCCCTGCTGACAGGGCCTTATGCCCGATCAACAGGGGGAATCCGGCCTACCGGACAGAGGCCTGCGCCTCAGAGCCAGTCACGGCGAATCAGGAATTTCTCGAGAAGATCGCGCTCGGGCGTACCGGGCGCATCCTCACGCTGATAGCTCCAGTCCGCATGAGGGGGCATGGACAGCAGGATGGACTCCGTGCGGCCGCCGGACTGCAGGCCGAAATGCGTGCCCCGGTCCCAGACCAGGTTGAATTCCACATAGCGGCCACGACGGTAGCGCTGGAAATCCACCTGCTGCTGCGTGTACTCCGCATTCCGGCGGCGTTCCACGATGGGCAGATAGGCCTTCAGAAAGGCATCGCCAACCGAGCGCAGCATGGCAAAGCTCTGCTGCTGTCCCAGTTCGCTGAAGTCATCGAAGAAGATGCCGCCAATGCCGCGCTGCTCGTTGCGATGCTTGAGAAAGAAGTACTCGTCGCACCATTGCTTGAAGCGTGGATAGAGCGGCTCGCCAAACGCTGCCAGCGCATCGCGGCAGGTCTGGTGGAAATGCACGGCATCTTCCTCAAAGCCGTAGACCGGCGTCAAATCCATGCCGCCGCCAAACCAGCAGGTCTTGGGCTGCCCCTCATGGCCGGCCGAAATCATGCGCACATTCATGTGCACCGTGGGAACCAGGGGGTTGCGCGGATGAAACACCAGCGACACGCCCATGGCCTCGAACGGTGCCCCTGCCAGCTCGGGCCGGTGCTGTGTGGCCGAAGGCGGCAGCTGTGGCCCGCGCACATGCGAGAAACCGCAGCCTGCGCGCTCGAACACGCGCCCGCCCTCCATGATCTTGGTGACGCCGTTGCCTTGCAGCTTCTCGCCTGGCTCCTTGTGCCAGGCATCTGACAGAAACCGCGCACCACCCTCGCCTTCGATCGCTTCCAGCGCCTCGGTGATGCGGGTCTGCAGACCCATCAGGTACTCACGCACCTCGGCCGCAGGCAGCTGATCAGCCACGGAAGTTGAGGATGCCTGGGTCATCAGTCGGCTTTCTTGACGGCGCGGAAGCCGATGTCGCGGCGATACTGGGCACCATCGAAATGGATGCCGCGTGCCACGTCATAGACCTTCTGCTGCGCCTGCTTGACGCTGTCGGCCAGTACGGTCACACACAGCACGCGGCCACCGCTGGTCACGGGCTGGCCGTCATCGCCCAGCTGGGTGCCGGCATGGAAGACCATGGCATCGTCGGCTGCGGCGGGCAGACCCGTGATGACATCGCCCTTGCGCGGGTCTTCGGGGTAGCCGGCAGCAGCCATGACCACGCCCAATGCGGTGCGGCGATCCCATTGCAGTTCCAGTTGGTCCAGCTTGACTTCGCAGGCAGCCAGCATCACGTCCACCAGATCACTCTTCAGGCGCATCATGATGGGCTGGGTTTCCGGATCGCCCATGCGGCAGTTGAATTCCAGTGTCTTGAGATGACCGGCCTTGTCGATCATCAGACCTGCGTACAGGAAGCCGGTGTAAGGTACGCCGTCTTTTTCCATGCCGCGGATGGTGGGCAGGATGATCTCGCGCATGGCGCGGGCATGCACATCGGCAGTCACCACGGGCGCAGGCGAATAAG
This region of Comamonas thiooxydans genomic DNA includes:
- the hemF gene encoding oxygen-dependent coproporphyrinogen oxidase encodes the protein MTQASSTSVADQLPAAEVREYLMGLQTRITEALEAIEGEGGARFLSDAWHKEPGEKLQGNGVTKIMEGGRVFERAGCGFSHVRGPQLPPSATQHRPELAGAPFEAMGVSLVFHPRNPLVPTVHMNVRMISAGHEGQPKTCWFGGGMDLTPVYGFEEDAVHFHQTCRDALAAFGEPLYPRFKQWCDEYFFLKHRNEQRGIGGIFFDDFSELGQQQSFAMLRSVGDAFLKAYLPIVERRRNAEYTQQQVDFQRYRRGRYVEFNLVWDRGTHFGLQSGGRTESILLSMPPHADWSYQREDAPGTPERDLLEKFLIRRDWL